From the Lacipirellulaceae bacterium genome, the window CGGCGAGCATCTTCTCATTCAGATTCCTTTAGAGACACTTTGGCCCGGCGGTGAGCAACTCGTCCGTCGGCGAGCAGCCCACCTTTCTGATGGTGGAACTGAAGAGGCATTCGCTGCGGGCTTTCCCAGCAACCAGTTGCTGCTCGACCTAGAAACCTGCGGGCTTTCCGGCTGCCCACTGTTCCTGGTAGGTCTGTTACGCGAAGTAGAAGGACAGTTGGCGGTTGAACTGCTCTTGGCGCGCGACTATTCGGAAGAAGCCGCGGTGCTGAAGAGTCTCTGGCAACGGATCACTCCCGAGACAGTCCTGGCAACGTACAACGGCAAGAGTTTCGACTGGCCGATGGTGCAAGATCGGACGATTCGCCATCGCCTATTCATTGGCGAGCAACCCCCGCGGCCAGTTCACGTTGATTTCCTCCATTTGGCCCGCCGTCGCTGGCGCGGGCAGTTTGCTGATTGCAAACTTCAAACGCTAGAACGAAACGTTTGCGGACGGCTGCGGACGGATGATATTCCTGGCAGCCAAATCCCGGCGGCTTATGAGCAGTATGTCCGCACAGGATTCGAGCGCGAGATGGATTCGATCTTACTGCACAACGCCATCGACTTGGTTACGCTCTTGGACTTAGGAATGCGACTTGTCGCTTAGCCAAAAAGGCGTTTATTCCAGATTGTCCAACGCATCCGGGCCAGGAGTTCTGCTAGGCTCTTTTGAAGTCGCAGGTCGACTCTGTTGGGTAAGGCCAGAGACCTCAAGAACGATCTGCCAGCCACCTTCGATGCGGCGAAACTGAACTTGCTCAGTCGCATCCCCTGAAACGATCGTCCCTTTGGCGGTGTCTTCACTCGACTCGTCAATGGTAAGCTCACCGTCGAGAACCTGCAGCGGAGCTTTCCCGGGATTCAGCTTCGCCAATAACGACAGCATTGCCGAGGTGAAGCCGTGGATGTCATTGATCCGCTTTCCAAGTTGTCTCATTGCCACCGTGTCGGAAAGTGTCTGGGCAGTAAATGGAGGAAGGTTATTAAGCACCTTTGCGTCGATTTTGTAGCGATCGAAGATCTCGTTCATGGCGGTGATGGCCGCCTGGGTTCCTTCTCCGCGTTTGTCGCCACGAAACATCGCGTAATCAGCCGCGACCCGGTTGAGGTGCCCCCGATAAAGGAGAAGTCCACCTAGCTGTTGCTGTGTTTCCACCGTCATGCAGTCGAGAGCGGCTTCGAAGTCGTCCTGGCTAGCTGCGATGGTCATGGCATCGTAGCAATCCTGTGGTGATTCGTACCGGACAATGTCACGAGTGTTCTCATTGGCTGGCTTCACCCGCTCGATGCTAAAGCCGCAGCCGCAACAGACTGCGATCGTGATCAACACAGTCAAGTTTGTTCGTTGATAGAAATGCAGGATCATAATGTATGCAGAAGAGAAAAAGCGATCGCTGTGAGGACTGTCTTAAGTCGTCAACGAATTTCACGAATCACACGAAGTATAGATAAATAGTTGCAGAATAGGGAAGAGATGCCTACGTCGTCGAGAAACAAATAGGTGTTGCCCAGAAGCGTGCCAGGAAGACGGATTTTTTGAATCCGCAATTCGGCGAGGTTAGTGACTCAGGTTTGGCAGAATTCAAGATCGATTTTTGTGATTCGTGAATTTCGTTGACCAACAACCTCTCGATGCCCAAGAAAAAAGCCGCGTGCGAAGCTCTAGGCGACGCACGCGGCTTTTATAAACAAACCTCCGGTCTCATTGCGACAGGGAAGAGTCGCTGGAAGAAAGGCGTGCCTCGAACAGCGCTGCGCGCTGCCATATTGCCGAAGCAGGCCAATCCAATATTTAGGTCCTCCCGACGGATGTGACCAGGAAGTTTGGCTTGTGTCCTCGCAGTGCAAGCCTGCAAGGTGATGTTTGTATGGTTGTTCGACCCTCCGATACTAACCAGATCGGCACGCCGGTCAAACGGCTTCAACGTCATACCGCGAGGGAGCGAAACTTTACACCACAATTCTACCTCGCGAAATAGCTGTCGGCTGGTTTTTCTCCGATCTCAAGCGGTGGAGCAAAACGCGTGCCGCTTGTCGGTCCAAGCATTCCTCGTGAAAGTCGCCTTGCGGTAGCGTTCGGGTTTTTCCTACAACCCGCAACGGACCAGTACACGGGTAAGGAAACCAACACATGGGCATAGATTTTCGAGGAAGACATTCTGCGTTAGGACAGTGGATTTTTTTCGCGATCTTCGCCGGAATTTTTTTACTGGCTGCGACTCCCTTACTGCGTGCCCAGCAGTCTCGCGGAGTCACGATCAGTCAAGCGGGTGCCCGAGGGCAGGCAGGTCGTCAGGTAGCACTGAGAGACCAATTGCGAGTTGGACTAAAGGCTCGCACCAAGTCGGACATTCAATTCGTTGACACCGTTGTGCTAGCCGTTGCTCAAGGTCGGCTACCACGCCGCTTGGTGGACAGCACATTCCTCTGGGCACGCCAGCGTTCGAAGACCCGCCCAGGGGCTCACAAGCTGCGTCCTATGGTTTATTTTCAGCCTGCTCTGACTCTCCAGGCGCGGCGACTTGGTGTTTTGCTCTAGCCAACAGACACATCACCGAATGAAGCCTTGTCAGCAGTAGCTTCGCCTGGGTGAAGCGGTTTCCATGGCATTTAGTTGCTGCGGGCCGCCACTAGGCGTGTTCTGGCCTGTTTGTTAAGATGCGTAGCCTACGATTACTGACCTAGCCGCGTCTTCAAGCGGCTTCTTTCTCCTGGAAACGTTGTCGATGGCCAAGAAGACCGCTAAGAAAAAGACCCCCGCCAAGAAAGCCACCAAAAAGGCTCCGGCCAAGAAGAAGACGGCCAAAAAAGCGGCAACCAAGAAAAAGGCCAAGAAAAAGGCAGCCGACGACGACAAGCCCGTCAAGAAAAAGAAGAAGGCCGCCAAGCGGAAACGCACTGCCAAGGTCGTTAGGCTGAAAGCCTACTGGGGCGTGTTTAATCAGTCGCTCAAACGTGTTGAACTCTTCGAGCACAACGAGCGCAAGCAAGCCGAGAAAAAGGCTCAAGAACTGAGCAAGAAGACGCCCCACTTTGTGCAGCCGGTGAAAGAGCTGATTGACGAATAAGGTAGGTTGCTAAGAACCGGGCGACTTGTCACTTAGCCGAGAATCGGTTGCAACTTTTCAAGCGTTTCGGGCTTGTCGTATTCCAGCTTGCCGAATCCACGCTCGGCACCGAGCTTGACCGCGGCATCTTGGTGCTCTTCGTAGTTCGTGATAATCATCACTGGTACGTTAGCGATTGCAGGGTCCGCTTTAATTGCCTTCAGCGTATCGGTCCCGTCGGTATAGTCGTGATCGAGCTTGCGGTTGATCACTACTAAGTCGAAAGGCTGCTTCTTCAGCAAAGCGACCGTGTCTTCCGGGCCATGTGTCTGCGAGACCTCACAGTCGAAGTTGCTGGTGAAAAAGTGCTTGATGGCCGTGTGATCGGGCACGCAGTTGCCGACGTCGAGAACTTGCTTGGACATTCTTGATCTTCGATGTGTTGATGTTTTTTACGCTGGTCGGGCTTGAGCTGGAGTGCTTCGGCCTGTCCCTTATTCTAGCATCGTTCTCACAGGCGACGAAAGTGATAGGATGGTGTCAGCTCACCAAAAGTAACAGGGATCGCTAGCAAGTGACCGCTCAGTTGACGAAATCGCAGGATCGATTCTGCAGTCGCAGTTGGGCGACGATTGATCTGCTGAGGGTACCGCACATTCACGCAAGCGTTCCCGGCAAGCAGTCCCAGGTAATACACGAACGCTGCACGAAGCATTTCTACGGACTCTCCAGCCATACCCGCCTGTTTCCTGTTGCCTTCGAGTCTGGCGAGGGCTGTGTTCTTACTGATGCCGATGGAAATCGTTTTCTCGATTTCTCCTCAGGCATCTGTGTGGCGACCTTGGGGCATGGACATCCCAAAGTTGCCCAGGCCATTAGTCGACAGACGCGACAGCTCTCAAACTGTCATGATTTTTCGACGCGTGTCAAAGCTGAGCTGGTTGAGACACTAGCCAGATTATTGCCAAGCGAACTGAACTGCTTTCAGTTCTATGATTCTGGTGCGACGGCAATCGAAGCAGCATTGAGGTTGATGCGTGCGGTGACCGGGCGAGCCGGGTTGCTCTCGTGTCAGGATGACTATCACGGGAGAACCTTTTTAACCTCATCCCTATCTGGAACAGAACAAGAGTCGTTTCCCGCAGAAGTTGCTACGCACCTTCTACCGCGACCCAATGTCTACCGCCCCTGCTGGATGACCGACGAAGGTCAGATCGATACCAACGCGTACTTGGAGCACTATGCCACGTACTTAGACCAGCGGCCTGCTAAGAGTATCGCTGGAATTGTCCTTGAGCCCATTCAAGGTTGGGCCGGTACGATCATTCCACCTGATGACTTCTTTCCAAAGCTACGGCAATTTTGCGACGAGCGTGACTTGATCCTGATGGCTGATGAAGTGCTCACCGGCTGGGGGCGGACTGGCGAGTGGCTTTGTCTCAATCGTTGGGATACGACCCCCGATGTTGCCGTCATCGGAAAGTCACTGGGCAACGGATTCCCGGTTAGTTGCTTGGCAGTCCATGAAAAACATCGCGACGCCTTAGACGGCCTTAAAGCCTCAACCAGCACCGGGGGCAATCCCGTCGCCTGTGCCGCGGCGCTTGCTGTTTCGCGGACTATCGAGCAAGAACAACTGCTTGCTTACTCCAAGCACTTAAGCGAAGTAGCCCTCAATCGCATGGAGCAGATGAAGCAGCAACACCCGATTATCGGTGACGTTCGAGCAGTCGGTTGCCTGATGGGGATTGAGTTCGTCAAGGATCGCCAAACCAAAGAGCCATTCCTGGAAGCCGGGCGGCAAGTCTACGAGCGAATATTTTCTCGCGGCGTTGCTTTGGTGCCAGCAGGCCATATTCTGAGGCTGACTCCGCCCATCGTTATGGACGAACCTGCTTTGCTTTGCGGATTGGAGATCATCAGTGAAGCGATTGGCGAAGTTTCTCGCGAGCTAAATTGCTAATGTTTCCTCAACGCCTTAATTGAGAGTCAGGGCGTCCATTCTTAAATTGAGTCTTGCTCTCAACAAGAATCGAAGCTAGGCAATGATTGCAATGCCGTTGCCAACCTAGGCTTTTCTGCGGTTAATGAAATTCCGAACGAACGATCATTAAACATGGAGAGCTATCATGTCGAAAGAAGCAGAAATCATCAAAGAACTCTCCGTTTCCTACTGGATGGAAATGGAGACCGTCATGAACTACATCACCCAGTCAACCAACCTTGATGGTGTCCGAGCGGAAGAAATCAAGAAAGCACTTTCCGCCGATATCGCAGAGGAGCTTGGACACGCTCAAACTCTTGCCCGTCGCATCAAAACGATTGGTGGCACAGTTCCCGGGAGTATGGACTTTGCCGCAGCGCAAAAGACGCTTCAACCATTAGACGACACGACGGACGTTGTTTCCGTCATTAAGGGAGTGATCGATGCCGAAGAGGGTGCAATTGCTCAGTACAAAAAGCTAATTGCTATTTGCGATGGCGAGGATTACGTTACCCAAGACCTTTGCATTGCCGCCCTCGCTGACGAGGAGGAGCATCGCCGGGAATTCCTTGGTTTCTTGAAAGAATACGAGCAATAGTTGAACTGCCATATGCTGGCTACCCAGCAAGTGCGGTAGCCGGCACATAGCTAAGTGGCTGGCTGCTCAGGCATGAATTTCGCATTGATTGTCGTGTCAGGTGGGCCGTAGTCGAAGATGCGATACTTCTTGCTAATCTTCGCACCACTCTTGGCTAGGGTCCGATAGCTGAGGTGGTTACTCTCCAGCACCCAGGAGAACTCAGCCTGTTCTAAACCCCAAGCGAGAGCATCCGGGACAAGTCTGGAAACCAAAGCGATGCCAACGCCCCAGCTTTGGTACTCCGGCAAAACATTCGTGCTGATCAACCGAACCTTCTTGAGTGCCTTGCGGTTGGTCAGCAGCTTCAAAAAACCAAACGGGAAGAGTTTACCATCCATTTCTTTGATCCGCGGATTGTAGTCGAGCAAGCCAAACATTGTGCCAATCGGTTTGCCTTCGACTTCTGCAACGGTCGTGAGTTCCGGGATAATCATCTGTCGCATCCCGGCGGCTTGCTTGCGTACCTCGGCATCCGACATTGGGACAAATCCCCAGGTCGAGACCAATGACTTGTTGTAGATATCAAGAAACGTGTTGATCTCTTCCTTGAAATTTTTGACGTTCATCCTGCGTAGCTTCAACTCGAAGCGATCGATGACACTATGCCCCAATGAGTGCAGCTTCTTCGACACTTCTTCCAGCATATCGACATGGCCCCAAAAGGCGGCCAAGTCTTGAGACTTGCGGAAGCCATAGTCTTCAATGAGCCGTTGATAGTATGGCTTGTTGTATGTCATCATGAACCAAGGAGGCTCGTGAAAACCATCAATCAATAATCCCACCTCGTAATTGAGTGAAGGATTAATCGGCCCCCGGATTTTTTCGATGCCCTGCTCTGCGAACCAAGCTCGCGCCGCATCAAATAGCCCCCCCGCCACCTCCTGATCGTCAACACATTCGAAGAAACCAAAGAATCCCCGTTTTTCCTCGTAACGATCGTTGTGAGCATGGTTCACAATCGCTGCGACACGCCCCGCAGGTTTGCCATCCTTGAGGGCAAGAAAATGGCGGACTTCTGCGGTATCGTAAAAGGGATGCTTCTTAAAGTTCAGTAGCTCTTTCTGAACGAGACGAATCGGCGGTATCCAATTCTCGTCATCGGCATATAAATCCCAAGGGAGGTTAAAGAAGCGTTTCCGATCGCTTCTTGATTCTACAGGAATGACTTCAAGGTGAGGCATCGGCCGATTCGGGTGAGAGCTGCTGACGAGCAATTGCGGAGAGACGTTACTGTAAACCGCGCACTTGTCTGGGGTCAAGCATCAAGCAGCTGGCTCACACTTGACTTTCGAAGGTTGGCTTTTCATGCTTGGGTGGCAAGGGAATAGAGGTTTGAGGCGATTGTCTCGGACGAATCAGGTTGATCTTTAGAG encodes:
- a CDS encoding ribonuclease H-like domain-containing protein encodes the protein MNDSLRLRLEALNRGPLPAPKVTASVAKPRAPLKASSKASSKASPKAKRRSATQRATRPGQVPPLPGLVRRGEAVSNECGEHLLIQIPLETLWPGGEQLVRRRAAHLSDGGTEEAFAAGFPSNQLLLDLETCGLSGCPLFLVGLLREVEGQLAVELLLARDYSEEAAVLKSLWQRITPETVLATYNGKSFDWPMVQDRTIRHRLFIGEQPPRPVHVDFLHLARRRWRGQFADCKLQTLERNVCGRLRTDDIPGSQIPAAYEQYVRTGFEREMDSILLHNAIDLVTLLDLGMRLVA
- a CDS encoding response regulator produces the protein MSKQVLDVGNCVPDHTAIKHFFTSNFDCEVSQTHGPEDTVALLKKQPFDLVVINRKLDHDYTDGTDTLKAIKADPAIANVPVMIITNYEEHQDAAVKLGAERGFGKLEYDKPETLEKLQPILG
- a CDS encoding aspartate aminotransferase family protein — protein: MTAQLTKSQDRFCSRSWATIDLLRVPHIHASVPGKQSQVIHERCTKHFYGLSSHTRLFPVAFESGEGCVLTDADGNRFLDFSSGICVATLGHGHPKVAQAISRQTRQLSNCHDFSTRVKAELVETLARLLPSELNCFQFYDSGATAIEAALRLMRAVTGRAGLLSCQDDYHGRTFLTSSLSGTEQESFPAEVATHLLPRPNVYRPCWMTDEGQIDTNAYLEHYATYLDQRPAKSIAGIVLEPIQGWAGTIIPPDDFFPKLRQFCDERDLILMADEVLTGWGRTGEWLCLNRWDTTPDVAVIGKSLGNGFPVSCLAVHEKHRDALDGLKASTSTGGNPVACAAALAVSRTIEQEQLLAYSKHLSEVALNRMEQMKQQHPIIGDVRAVGCLMGIEFVKDRQTKEPFLEAGRQVYERIFSRGVALVPAGHILRLTPPIVMDEPALLCGLEIISEAIGEVSRELNC
- a CDS encoding ferritin-like domain-containing protein, producing MSKEAEIIKELSVSYWMEMETVMNYITQSTNLDGVRAEEIKKALSADIAEELGHAQTLARRIKTIGGTVPGSMDFAAAQKTLQPLDDTTDVVSVIKGVIDAEEGAIAQYKKLIAICDGEDYVTQDLCIAALADEEEHRREFLGFLKEYEQ
- a CDS encoding N-acetyltransferase, with product MPHLEVIPVESRSDRKRFFNLPWDLYADDENWIPPIRLVQKELLNFKKHPFYDTAEVRHFLALKDGKPAGRVAAIVNHAHNDRYEEKRGFFGFFECVDDQEVAGGLFDAARAWFAEQGIEKIRGPINPSLNYEVGLLIDGFHEPPWFMMTYNKPYYQRLIEDYGFRKSQDLAAFWGHVDMLEEVSKKLHSLGHSVIDRFELKLRRMNVKNFKEEINTFLDIYNKSLVSTWGFVPMSDAEVRKQAAGMRQMIIPELTTVAEVEGKPIGTMFGLLDYNPRIKEMDGKLFPFGFLKLLTNRKALKKVRLISTNVLPEYQSWGVGIALVSRLVPDALAWGLEQAEFSWVLESNHLSYRTLAKSGAKISKKYRIFDYGPPDTTINAKFMPEQPAT